ATCGCCTCGGGCTGCTTCACGATGTCGAGCAGCTCTATGTCGAAAATCAGCGTCGCGTTGGGCGGAATGTCGCCACCGGCGCCCTGTTCACCGTAAGCAAGTGCGGACGGCACAAACACCTTGTACGTGGAACCGACCTTCATCTTCTGGAGGATTTCGGTCCAACCGGGGATAACGCGGTTGACGGGGAACTCCGCGGGCTCGCCGCGGTCGTACGAGCTATCGAACTGTTCGCCATTGATCAACGTGCCGCGATAGTTCGTCTTCACGGTGTCCGTTGCCTTTGGCATTTCCCCGGTTCCTTCTTTCACGACGATGTACTGGAGTCCGCTCTCGGTGGTCTTCACATCGGGCTTCTTGGCGTTCTCGGCGAGGAAGGCTTCGCCCTCGGCCTTGTTCGTATCGCTCTCCTTCTTATGGATTTCCTGCTGCTTGGCCATCAGCTTCTGTTCGAACTCCTTGAGGGTCTTCTGAATCTCTTCCTGGGAGAGCGCCATCTTCTTACCATCGATAGCATCCTGAATGCCTTGCATCAATGCCTTCATGTCGGGCTCGATCGCCTGCTTCTTGATGCTCTTTCCGAACTGGTTTCCGATGAAGTAGGAGACTTTCTGAATCTCCGATTCCAGACCTGCCGGCGCTGCGGCATCCTGGGCGAAGCAGGGCAATACGAAAACGCATGCCGCGAGAAGTAACGTGGCGAGGTGACGAGTGTTCACGAACGGACTCCTTTGAAGTTGGAAATGGGCGCGCCGCCGCGGCACTGGCCACCGGGGCGCAAGGGGGCGCATTGTACATGGAAAGGCCCGCAAGACGCACATTTTCCGAGGATGACGCCAAGTGTGGGCGATTTATCCGCGTTCGCGCAACGGACATCAGTCGCGCGGGGATGGGCGAGCGAATGTCATGTACAGGCTCATCGCGTAGTAATAGGCAACGAAGACCAGCGACCCCCAAAGCAGCGGTCGCGCCTCTCCAGGGTATCGGGCGAGCACAGCGATGAGAAGGGCGGACCATATCAGGGT
This DNA window, taken from Candidatus Hydrogenedentota bacterium, encodes the following:
- a CDS encoding FKBP-type peptidyl-prolyl cis-trans isomerase produces the protein MRPLAPRWPVPRRRAHFQLQRSPFVNTRHLATLLLAACVFVLPCFAQDAAAPAGLESEIQKVSYFIGNQFGKSIKKQAIEPDMKALMQGIQDAIDGKKMALSQEEIQKTLKEFEQKLMAKQQEIHKKESDTNKAEGEAFLAENAKKPDVKTTESGLQYIVVKEGTGEMPKATDTVKTNYRGTLINGEQFDSSYDRGEPAEFPVNRVIPGWTEILQKMKVGSTYKVFVPSALAYGEQGAGGDIPPNATLIFDIELLDIVKQPEAISVPTEQPAIKPQQ